The segment TGGCTGAAAAAATGGTTACGCTGGGCAAAGCAGGAACACTGGCGGCGCGCCGCCGCGCAGTAGCGGTGCTGAAAAATCAGATGGCAGTAAAAAAACTATTTGATGAAATCGCTCCGGGATTTGCCACACGCACCGGTGGCTATACACGGATTTCAAAACTCGGGCCACGCATGAGCGATGCTTCAGAGATCGCTATTCTCGAGTGGATGGC is part of the Kiritimatiellales bacterium genome and harbors:
- the rplQ gene encoding 50S ribosomal protein L17, whose translation is MRHLRKTKRFGRTTAHRDAMLANQVCSLILDRRIKTTLPKAKAARSLAEKMVTLGKAGTLAARRRAVAVLKNQMAVKKLFDEIAPGFATRTGGYTRISKLGPRMSDASEIAILEWMAAEESSVIEK